One Cucumis sativus cultivar 9930 chromosome 1, Cucumber_9930_V3, whole genome shotgun sequence DNA segment encodes these proteins:
- the LOC101222073 gene encoding protein MICRORCHIDIA 7: protein METSVKQELIEPLPLQRTSNNHEASNSSPTFIELSSDSESDSEDSEQEVVDGILGVDTRSVVPPNDVDGGPSKKRRLNELEVVKPLGFLAPASLDEKHSMAVILPPSAEAGTVQETGTSKANGSACKQFWKAGDYEGAPCSNWESTSGGMDHVRVHPKFLHSNATSHKWALGAFAELLDNSLDEVSSGATHVNIDMLVNKKDRTKMLLIEDNGGGMSPEKMRHCMSLGYSEKTKLADTIGQYGNGFKTSTMRLGADVIVFSRCCGQYGKSGTQSIGLLSYTFLRSTGKEDIVVPMLDYERKGGEWVKIVRSSLNDWNKNVDTVVQWSPFANEAELLRQFYMMKDHGTRIIIYNLWEDDQGQLELDFDTDPHDIQIRGVNRDEKSIQMAKKFPNSRHFLTYRHSLRSYASILYLRLPPCFRIILRGRDVEHHNIVNDMMISQEVTYRPQPGADGAGTVGKDTNMVAVVTIGFVKDAKHHIDVQGFNVYHKNRLIKPFWRLWNASGSDGRGVIGVLEANFVEPAHDKQGFERTTVLARLEARLIQMQKTYWCSYCHKIGYAPRRIDKPNSRTPDRESSPDDYSSQPPPQSKKKSTSFGGTKPDKIYLGKETEKFQKTKDFRYGNMHSSKEKNGSMTPDSEKSRTRPSSSEPPSPSGLEVRVDNHHGGQANGTGNETFHGNDVSMRMKASSNGGVSQAQQGGLAKPKGGDTNDSERSPSSSDLHMLQQLKEENEELKERLKRKEADHGKLQDERERRCKSLESQLTAAELKIEELSKEQESLIDIFSEERDRRETEEHNLRKKLKEASNTIQELLDKIQILEKR, encoded by the exons ATGGAAACTAGTGTTAAGCAGGAACTTATTGAACCTTTACCCTTGCAACGAACCAGCAACAATCACGAGGCATCAAATTCGTCTCCCACGTTTATTGAACTCAGTAGCGACAGTGAGTCGGATTCGGAAGATTCAGAGCAGGAAGTGGTCGATGGAATTTTAGGAGTAGATACGAGAAGCGTTGTGCCCCCAAACGACGTGGATGGAGGGCCTTCGAAGAAGAGGAGGCTGAACGAGTTGGAAGTTGTTAAACCTCTAGGTTTTCTTGCGCCCGCGTCGCTGGACGAAAAGCATTCCATGGCGGTTATTCTGCCCCCGTCAGCTGAGGCGGGCACTGTACAGGAGACGGGAACTTCGAAAGCAAATGGTTCTGCCTGCAAACAGTTTTGGAAGGCGGGTGATTATGAAGGAGCTCCTTGCAGTAACTGGGAGTCAACATCGG GTGGCATGGACCATGTTAGGGTTCATCCTAAGTTTCTACATTCTAATGCGACCAGTCATAAGTGGGCTCTTGGAG CTTTTGCTGAGTTATTGGACAACTCGTTAGATGAG GTTTCGAGTGGAGCTACTCATGTTAATATAGACATGCTTGTGAATAAGAAAGACAGGaccaaaatgttattaattgAAG ATAATGGTGGTGGGATGAGCCCAGAAAAAATGCGTCACTGTATGTCATTGGGTTATTcagaaaaaaccaaattagCAGACACTATTGGACAAT ATGGTAATGGTTTTAAGACTAGCACCATGAGACTTGGAGCAGATGTAATTGTATTCTCACGTTGTTGTGGACAATATGGGAAAAG TGGCACACAGAGCATTGGATTGCTATCCTATACATTTTTGAGAAGCACCGGAAAGGAAGATATCGTAGTTCCAATG CTTGACTATGAAAGGAAGGGAGGTGAATGGGTCAAAATAGTGCGATCTTCTCTCAATGATTGGAACAAAAATGTGGATACAGTTGTTCAGTGGTCTCCGTTTGCCAATGAAGCTGAGCTTCTTCGTCAG TTTTACATGATGAAAGATCATGGGACTCgcattataatatataaccTCTGGGAAGATGACCAGGGACAGTTGGAACTGGATTTTGATACGGACCCACAT GACATCCAAATCCGAGGCGTCAACAGAGATGAGAAAAGTATACAAATGGCAAAAAAATTTCCCAACTCTAGGCACTTCTTGACTTATCGGCATTCCTTGAGG AGTTATGCTTCGATTCTTTATTTGAGGCTCCCTCCTTGTTTTCGCATCATTCTTCGTGGGAGAGATGTAGAACACCATAATATAGTGAATGATATGATGATATCTCAAGAGGTCACTTACAGACCTCAGCCAGGTGCTGATGGGGCCGGGACAGTTGGCAAAGATACAAAT ATGGTTGCTGTTGTGACCATTGGGTTTGTGAAGGATGCAAAGCATCATATAGATGTTCAAGGATTCAATGTTTATCATAAGAATCGGCTCATCAAG CCATTTTGGAGGCTTTGGAATGCTTCGGGAAGTGATGGTCGTGGAGTTATAG GTGTTTTAGAAGCAAATTTTGTTGAACCTGCCCACGATAAGCAGGGGTTTGAGCGAACAACTGTTCTTGCCAGACTTGAAGCACGGTTGATACAGATGCAGAAAACTTACTG GTGTTCCTACTGTCATAAGATTGGCTATGCTCCGAGACGAATTGATAAACCTAACAGTCGGACTCCAGATAGAG AAAGTTCCCCGGATGATTATTCTTCACAGCCTCCACCTCAatcaaaaaagaagagtacTTCCTTTGGTGGGACGAAACCCGATAAAATCTATTTAGGAAAAGAAACAGAGAAGTTCCAGAAAACAAAGGACTTCAGATATGGGAATATGCATtcaagtaaagaaaaaaatggcagTATGACCCCTGACTCTGAGAAATCGAGGACAAGACCATCTTCTTCTGAGCCACCTTCGCCTTCTGGACTAGAAGTTAGGGTTGACAACCATCATGGTGGACAAGCAAACGGTACCGGCAATGAGACATTTCATGGTAATGATGTTTCAATGAGAATGAAGGCATCTTCAAATGGAGGTGTCAGTCAAGCTCAGCAAGGGGGATTGGCTAAACCGAag GGAGGAGACACAAACGATAGTGAGCGTTCCCCTTCAAGTTCTGATCTTCACATGCTACAGCagttgaaggaagaaaatgaagaattgaagGAGAG ATTAAAGAGAAAGGAAGCCGATCATGGAAAATTGCAAGATGAAAGAGAGAGGAGGTGTAAATCACTTGAGTCTCAG CTTACAGCTGCAGAGCTTAAAATCGAGGAATTGAGCAAAGAACAAGAGAGCCTAATAGATATTTTCTCTGAGGAGAGAGATCGAAGAGAAACTGAGGAGCATAATCTGCGGAAGAAGCTTAAG GAAGCATCTAACACTATCCAAGAACTGCTAGACAAGATCCAAATTCTAGAAAAAAGGTAA
- the LOC101210256 gene encoding omega-hydroxypalmitate O-feruloyl transferase isoform X2: MAGSGKSGFQLNVQQHKPSLITPAEETPKGLYFLSNLDQNIAVIVRTIYSFKSESRGNEDAAQVIKDALSQVLVHYYPLAGRLTISSDKKLIVDCTAEGAVFVEAEADCSIEDIGDITKPDPDTLGKLVYDIPGATNILQMPPLVAQVTKFKCGGFVVGLCMNHCMFDGIGAMEFVNSWGETARGLPLTVPPFLDRSILKAREPPVIEFSHGEFAEIEDVSNTFKLYGDEEMHYRSFCFEPEKLNKLKQIALEDGVLKKCTTFEALSGFVWKARTEALRMKPDQQTKLLFAVDGRSRFKPTIPKGYSGNAIVLTNSICSAGELLENPLSYGVGLVQKAVEMITDSYMRSAIDFFETTRSRPSLAATLLITTWSRLGFHTTDFGWGEPVFSGPVALPEKEVILFLSHGKERKSINVLLGLPASAMEIFQQAMKF; encoded by the exons ATGGCTGGCAGTGGCAAATCGGGTTTTCAACTCAATGTTCAGCAGCACAAACCCAGTCTCATAACTCCTGCAGAGGAAACACCCAAGGGTCTCTACTTCCTTTCAAACCTTGATCAAAATATTGCAGTCATTGTCCGTACCATTTACTCTTTCAAATCAGAGTCCAGAGGCAATGAAGATGCAGCCCAAGTCATTAAAGATGCTCTTTCCCAAGTGCTTGTCCATTACTATCCTCTTGCTGGCCGCCTCACCATCAGCTCTGATAAGAAACTCATTGTGGATTGTACGGCGGAGGGTGCTGTGTTTGTGGAGGCTGAAGCTGACTGTTCCATTGAAGACATTGGAGATATAACTAAGCCTGATCCTGACACTCTTGGAAAGCTTGTTTATGATATCCCTGGCGCTACCAACATACTTCAGATGCCACCTCTTGTTGCCCAG GTGACTAAGTTCAAATGTGGTGGATTTGTTGTGGGGTTGTGCATGAATCATTGTATGTTTGATGGGATTGGGGCAATGGAATTTGTGAATTCATGGGGTGAAACGGCAAGGGGGTTACCTTTGACTGTTCCGCCGTTTCTAGACAGAAGCATTCTCAAAGCAAGGGAGCCACCGGTGATTGAGTTTTCTCACGGTGAATTTGCTGAGATAGAAGATGTATCCAACACTTTTAAGCTTTACGGGGACGAGGAAATGCATTATCGGTCCTTCTGCTTTGAGCCGGAGAAGCTGAATAAGCTCAAACAGATAGCATTGGAAGATGGGGTTTTGAAGAAATGTACAACGTTCGAAGCTCTGTCGGGATTTGTATGGAAGGCAAGAACAGAGGCTCTACGAATGAAACCCGATCAACAAACAAAGCTTCTCTTCGCCGTCGATGGACGATCTAGGTTCAAGCCCACAATTCCGAAAGGGTACTCTGGAAACGCTATCGTTTTAACCAACTCGATATGCAGCGCTGGGGAGCTTCTGGAAAATCCTTTGTCATATGGGGTGGGGCTGGTTCAGAAGGCGGTGGAGATGATCACAGACAGCTACATGAGGTCAGCCATCGATTTCTTCGAAACAACGAGATCAAGGCCTTCATTGGCGGCGACACTGTTGATCACGACTTGGTCGAGGCTAGGATTCCACACGACGGACTTCGGGTGGGGGGAACCGGTGTTTTCAGGGCCGGTGGCGTTGCCGGAAAAGGAGGTGATTCTATTTCTATCTCAtgggaaagaaaggaagagtATAAATGTGCTTTTGGGGCTTCCAGCTTCTGCCATGGAAATCTTCCAACAGGCCATGAAATTTTGA
- the LOC101210256 gene encoding omega-hydroxypalmitate O-feruloyl transferase isoform X1, which translates to MSFYLGQMAGSGKSGFQLNVQQHKPSLITPAEETPKGLYFLSNLDQNIAVIVRTIYSFKSESRGNEDAAQVIKDALSQVLVHYYPLAGRLTISSDKKLIVDCTAEGAVFVEAEADCSIEDIGDITKPDPDTLGKLVYDIPGATNILQMPPLVAQVTKFKCGGFVVGLCMNHCMFDGIGAMEFVNSWGETARGLPLTVPPFLDRSILKAREPPVIEFSHGEFAEIEDVSNTFKLYGDEEMHYRSFCFEPEKLNKLKQIALEDGVLKKCTTFEALSGFVWKARTEALRMKPDQQTKLLFAVDGRSRFKPTIPKGYSGNAIVLTNSICSAGELLENPLSYGVGLVQKAVEMITDSYMRSAIDFFETTRSRPSLAATLLITTWSRLGFHTTDFGWGEPVFSGPVALPEKEVILFLSHGKERKSINVLLGLPASAMEIFQQAMKF; encoded by the exons ATGTCTTTCTATCTCG GTCAGATGGCTGGCAGTGGCAAATCGGGTTTTCAACTCAATGTTCAGCAGCACAAACCCAGTCTCATAACTCCTGCAGAGGAAACACCCAAGGGTCTCTACTTCCTTTCAAACCTTGATCAAAATATTGCAGTCATTGTCCGTACCATTTACTCTTTCAAATCAGAGTCCAGAGGCAATGAAGATGCAGCCCAAGTCATTAAAGATGCTCTTTCCCAAGTGCTTGTCCATTACTATCCTCTTGCTGGCCGCCTCACCATCAGCTCTGATAAGAAACTCATTGTGGATTGTACGGCGGAGGGTGCTGTGTTTGTGGAGGCTGAAGCTGACTGTTCCATTGAAGACATTGGAGATATAACTAAGCCTGATCCTGACACTCTTGGAAAGCTTGTTTATGATATCCCTGGCGCTACCAACATACTTCAGATGCCACCTCTTGTTGCCCAG GTGACTAAGTTCAAATGTGGTGGATTTGTTGTGGGGTTGTGCATGAATCATTGTATGTTTGATGGGATTGGGGCAATGGAATTTGTGAATTCATGGGGTGAAACGGCAAGGGGGTTACCTTTGACTGTTCCGCCGTTTCTAGACAGAAGCATTCTCAAAGCAAGGGAGCCACCGGTGATTGAGTTTTCTCACGGTGAATTTGCTGAGATAGAAGATGTATCCAACACTTTTAAGCTTTACGGGGACGAGGAAATGCATTATCGGTCCTTCTGCTTTGAGCCGGAGAAGCTGAATAAGCTCAAACAGATAGCATTGGAAGATGGGGTTTTGAAGAAATGTACAACGTTCGAAGCTCTGTCGGGATTTGTATGGAAGGCAAGAACAGAGGCTCTACGAATGAAACCCGATCAACAAACAAAGCTTCTCTTCGCCGTCGATGGACGATCTAGGTTCAAGCCCACAATTCCGAAAGGGTACTCTGGAAACGCTATCGTTTTAACCAACTCGATATGCAGCGCTGGGGAGCTTCTGGAAAATCCTTTGTCATATGGGGTGGGGCTGGTTCAGAAGGCGGTGGAGATGATCACAGACAGCTACATGAGGTCAGCCATCGATTTCTTCGAAACAACGAGATCAAGGCCTTCATTGGCGGCGACACTGTTGATCACGACTTGGTCGAGGCTAGGATTCCACACGACGGACTTCGGGTGGGGGGAACCGGTGTTTTCAGGGCCGGTGGCGTTGCCGGAAAAGGAGGTGATTCTATTTCTATCTCAtgggaaagaaaggaagagtATAAATGTGCTTTTGGGGCTTCCAGCTTCTGCCATGGAAATCTTCCAACAGGCCATGAAATTTTGA